From Salvia splendens isolate huo1 chromosome 16, SspV2, whole genome shotgun sequence, a single genomic window includes:
- the LOC121770030 gene encoding tRNA-splicing endonuclease subunit Sen2-2-like, whose protein sequence is MAPRWKGKTAEAKALAEPMSVVVSKLQTSLIESNAQGLLSGSAVLLEALPEQTELLYRACIGRPVITAEKDKQWHQLSFEEALYLCSVLKCINVAGENKCAKSDEELWHYMVAKRVGFPVLFKAYSHLRRKNWVVRAGSQYGVDYVAYRYHPAFVHSEYAVLALPDEVGDGENARLKVWSDFHCTLRLCGSVAKTLLVLHISRNGEDTASLSRLEHYSVEERIVTRWNPEVSRENQTMIVKKWYDINHPFQA, encoded by the coding sequence ATGGCCCCAAGATGGAAAGGGAAAACAGCCGAAGCAAAAGCCCTAGCAGAGCCAATGTCTGTTGTAGTCTCGAAGCTTCAAACCTCTCTGATCGAATCCAATGCTCAAGGACTGCTTTCAGGGAGTGCGGtgcttctggaagctctcccgGAACAAACTGAACTACTGTACCGTGCTTGTATTGGTCGTCCTGTTATAACTGCAGAGAAGGATAAGCAATGGCACCAACTAAGTTTCGAAGAAGCTCTGTACTTGTGCTCTGTCTTGAAATGCATCAATGTTGCTGGTGAAAATAAGTGTGCGAAAAGTGATGAAGAGCTGTGGCATTACATGGTGGCCAAGAGAgttggtttccctgttctgtTTAAAGCGTATTCTCATCTTCGCAGGAAGAACTGGGTGGTGAGGGCAGGGTCTCAATATGGTGTCGACTATGTTGCCTACCGTTACCATCCAGCTTTCGTGCACTCTGAATACGCAGTCCTTGCGTTGCCTGATGAGGTTGGCGATGGTGAAAATGCCCGGTTGAAGGTCTGGTCTGATTTTCACTGCACACTTCGACTTTGTGGCAGTGTTGCGAAAACCTTGTTGGTTCTTCACATCAGCAGAAACGGGGAAGACACCGCCTCTCTCTCGCGTTTGGAGCATTATTCTGTCGAGGAGAGGATTGTGACAAGGTGGAATCCTGAGGTAAGTCGAGAGAATCAAACTATGATAGTGAAGAAATGGTATGATATAAATCATCCATTCCAAGCATAA